In Thermoplasmata archaeon, the genomic stretch TGCCGCAGGTGCTCCTCTGCGAACTCCTTGAAAGCATGGGGGTCCATGCCCTCGTAGCTCGTGCCGCACTTGGGGCATCGGGACGTGTAGCTCACATCTACGCCTCCCATATTCAGACTCCTAGGGGCTCCGCGACCTCTGCGCGTTCATCCTCGTTTCCAGAAGGCTGTACGCAACGATAAAGGGAAGGGGCCGGGCCTCGCGGCCCGGCGTGAGTGGGAACAGGGCGTCGGCGAACCAAGCACGAGGAGCGTCTCGATAGCATTCTGCTAAACAGCCCACCATTGGGCTATCATCCTGAGCAGACCGCCAGAGTTCAATCCGGGCTGATTGAGGTTCTTTGAACATCGGTTTCTCTCCATATGGAAGGCAATCTGTTGTGGGTCCGGACGGACTTGAACCGAGTCGGAGCAATGGAAAGGGAGGAGGACTGTCCGGTCCTCCTCGTGCGGGGACAGCCACCGACCTCCGAATCGGTCAACGTTGTCCTTTGGACTCAAGTCCCTCCATGGGATGCGAATCCGCACGACGGCGAAGCCGCTGGAGAGAATCCAACTCGAACGCCGGGCCAACGGAATCCCGCCCACCGTGTCCTGGCGCTCACGGTCGGGCCTCCTCGGTGCGCAGCACGTGCCTCACGAAGGCCACGCCGACGTGCAGGGTCCTGGCGATGGCGTACTCGTCGCAGCCACTCCCGTACATCTGCGCCATCCGCGCCAACAGCTCCTCCTCCTCGGCGAGGCTGCGCTGCCGCTCCGGCTCGAACGTGTCGACGAACACGCGCATGGTGGAGTCCCAGAAGTGCCTCCGGGGCAAGCCCGGCGCGCCGCACCTGCATTCATGAGGCGATTGGCGTCCATCCGGCAGGCCGTGTCCACGAATCCTCCCGCAGGTGTGGACCGTGCCGCCGCCGTCCTTCGTCCGGACGCCGCAGACGAGGTGGGGCGGCAGGGTGTTTACGGGCCCACCTCCGCGGGCTCCCCGGCGTTGCGCTCCGTCCGCATTCGCCTGCCCGCTCGGATTCGCTCCCTCGCCTCGACGGGATTGGTCCGGTGCGGCTCGATGAGGGCGAGGACCGTGAGGCGGGGCAGGCCCAGCTGCTCGGCGACCGCGTCCACGGTCGCACCGCGCATCCAGAGGTCCACAGCGGCCTTGCGGACGTCGAAGGGCACCGACGCGCGGAGGTCCGGCCCGCGCAGCCCTGGGCTCACGGCGAGCCGCGGGAGCGGGCCTGGGGCTCGCGGCGCCACCACGTCGTGGGAGAGCCGCAGATGCCGGTCCAGGCGCCCCCGGCGGCTGAAGGACCGGGAGCAGTGTGGGCAGGGGAACTTGGCCATCACCGCCTCCGGGGCGGGGTCGGCGGCCGTCACGCGCCCAGCCCCGTCCACCATCTTCGGGCTTGGGAGCGCGGTTCAACGGTCCGGGCCCGGTCTTCAAATATCCCCAGGGCCGGTTTCGGCGTAGTTCGGTGTTTAGTGTTCTGGGACCCGAGAAGCAAATCTATTAAGGGTCCGTCCCATCGGCCGCCTCGCGGCCGGGATGGGCTAGCCTGGTGATGCTAGGGGACTGTGGATCCCTTGACGCGAGTCCAAATCTCGCTCCCGGCCCTACTCGAATTTTCGAGACGAACGCGGTTCGCCTCGCGAAACGACGTGTCCTCTCGGCCCTCAGGTTTTAATAGACCGTGGAGCTTGGAGCCCTCCGGTCTCGCATCGGCGACGACAAAGCCGTGCGGGCGCCGCGTTTCCCCCGGGAGGGGGCTGCGATGATCAAGCAGGCGGACAGCGAGTACAAGCCACTCGAGCTGGAGAAATCGGTCCAGGAGTTCTGGGCACGGGCCAAGGTCTATGCGAAGACCGTGGCGGCGCGGGATAAGGGGAAGGACTTCTATTTCTGCGACGGTCCTCCGTACACGACGGGCTCCATCCACTTGGGCCAAGTCCTGAACAAGACGGTGAAGGACGCCGTGGTCCGATGGAAGCGGATGCAGGGATACCATGTGCGGGATCAACCCGGCTACGACATGCACGGTCTTCCGACCGAGGTCCAGGTTGAGAAGACCCTCGGGATCACGAACAAGATGGAGATCGAGGAACTCGGAATCGAGAAGTTCGTGAGCGCGTGCCGAGACTTCGCAGTAAGCCTGCTCGGCAAGATGAACCTGCAGTTCCAGTCCCTAGGCGTGTGGCTCGATTGGGACCGACCCTACCTGACGGTCAAGAACGAGTACATCGAGGGAGCGTGGTGGACGTTCAAGCGCGCCGCGGAACGTGGGCTGCTCTACGAGGCGTTGCGGTCCCTCCATTGGTGCGCACGGTGCCAAACCGCCCTCGCGGACGCCGAGGTGGAGTACT encodes the following:
- a CDS encoding C2H2-type zinc finger protein: MTAADPAPEAVMAKFPCPHCSRSFSRRGRLDRHLRLSHDVVAPRAPGPLPRLAVSPGLRGPDLRASVPFDVRKAAVDLWMRGATVDAVAEQLGLPRLTVLALIEPHRTNPVEARERIRAGRRMRTERNAGEPAEVGP